The DNA window CCAGATGCGCCACGCTGGAGGTGCCGGGAATGGGCAGGATGACCGGCGAGCGCCGCAGCAGCCAGGCCAGCGCGAGCTGGGACGGGCTGGCATCGGTGCGCGCGAGGGTGTCCAGTGGACCACCGGGGCGGGCGAGATCACCGGTGGCCATGGGGAACCAGGGAATGAAGGCGATGTTGTTCGCCTCGGCGTAGTCGAGTACGTCCTCCGCGCTGCGGTTGACGAGGTTGTACTGGTTCTGTACCGAGACGATATCGGCGATCTTGCGGGCCTTGACGAGCTGGGCGACGGTCACCTCGGACAGACCGATGTGGCGGATCTTGCCCTCTTGCTGCAGCAACGCCAGCTCACCGAGTTGGTCGGCGAGCGGCACCTGCGGGTCGATCCGGTGCAGCTGATACAGATCGATGCGATCGACGCCGAGATGGCGCAGGCTCAGTTCGAGCTGCTGGCGCAGATATTCGGGGCGGCCGACCGGAATCCACTCACCGGGACGCGGCCGGGCCAGCCCGCCTTTGGTCGCGATCACCAGGTCGTCGGGATACGGGTGCAGCGCCTGGCGGATGAGTGTTTCGCTGACGAACGGACCGTAGGAATCCGCGGTGTCGATGAGGGTGATACCGAGCTCGACGGCGCGACGAAGTACGCGCACGGCCTCATCCGGGTCCTTCGGGTCGCCCCACACTCCAGGCCCAGGGAGCTGCATCGTGCCGTAGCCCAGGCGCTGGACCGGCAGGTCACCGCCGAGGGCGAAGGTGCCCGAGGCGGCGGCGGGGCGTGGCTGGGCTGCGGCGGTCATATTTTCCTTTCGAACGGCTGGGTGAATGATTCCACGACGCGCCACCTCATCGGCATTCGGCGAGGTCCTCCGGTATGCCGTCATTGCTCGGCGCGGGGAAGAAGCCCGAGTCGATGAAGGATCCGACGTAGGCGTCCAACGCGGCCGCATCGATCGGTGGGCAGTGGATTTGTTGCTTGGCGAGCTCGTTGCGGGTGTAGGTGTCGTCGACGGGTGCCGAAACACCGCCGTAGTTTCCGCTGACCAAGGCCGCGCGCACCAGGGAGTCGTCGCCCGCCGCATCACGCGCCGCGGCCTGCTCGGCCAGCTTGGTCGCGATCTCCTCCACCGAGGCGATCGCGACCGGTATCCCTTGCCTGCGCATGGCCTCGAATATGTCGCGGATGACCACCGGCCGCGAATTCACCAGGTGGTACGCCGTGCCGATCGCGGGCCGGTCGGCCAGCGCCACAATGGCCGAGGCCACGTAGTTCACCGGTACCAGCGACATTGTGGCGTCGCCGATGTCGGGGGCGAGCCCGAGGATGGCGGCCGCCCGGATCATATTCCAGAACGAGTCGTCGACACTGTTCACACCCTGCCGCGGATCGCCGCAGACGATGCCGGGACGGTAGATGCTGACCGGCACACCGCGTGCGCCTGCCTGCCGGACCAGTTGCTCGGCAACCCATTTGCTCGCCACATATCCGTTCGCCGACACCTCGTCAACGCTCAGTTCAGCGTTCTCGCGGCCGATGAAATCCGGTGCGGTAACGGCCGGAATCACGGTGTTGACGGTGGAGACGAAATGCACGGATTTGATCCGGGTGGTGGTCGCCAGGGTCAACACCTCACGGGTACCCGACACATTGGCCGCGCGCAGCCGTGCGTACGGCTCGATGTGGTTGACGCGAGCGCCATTGTGGTAGATCGCCGCGATCTGCTCGGCCAGCCGGGCATAGTCGGACTGGCGCAGCCCGAAGCGGGGCGCGCCGAGATCGCCCGCGACAGCGATGATCCGCGTCCGGTAGGCGTCGTCCCAGATCCGGTACTGCTGCAGGGCATCCTGAATCCGCTTGTACGCCTGCTCGTCATCGTTGGCGCGCACCAGGCACCACACCGATGCCCGGGTGCTGGCCAGCAGTTCCCGGAGCAGGTGCGCGCCGACGAATCCGGTCGCACCGGTGAGCAGCACATCCCGTGGCGGTTCGGAAGGCGCCGGCGCGAGACCCGCGCCACCGATCTCCGGCTCCAGCACGGCGTCGGCGGCAATCGTCGGGGTGTCGTCGACCGGGACCACCGCGGGCTCGTACGGATTGTCGAGGCGGGCGGCCAGGCCGCGCACGGTGGGCGCGGTGAACAGTGCCGCCATCGGCACGTCGATACCGAGCCGGGCGGTGAGGGCGCGCTGCAGCGTGAACGCCAGCAGCGAAGTGCCGCCGAGATCGAAGAAATCGTCCTCGGCGCCCACCCGGGCGGCACCGAGTACCTCCCCGAATACCTCGGCGACCGCCTGTTCGGTCACGGTCGCCGGTGCCACGAAATCGCGGGCCCGGAAGACCGGCCGCGGCAATGCGGCACGGTCCAGCTTTCCGCTGCTGTTCATCGGGAAGGATTCGAGCACCATGATGGCCGAGGGGACCATGTACAACGGCAGCACCTGCGCCAACGACTCACGCAGCGCATCGGCTTCGACTTCGGTTGTCGGCACCACGTAGGCGGCCAACTGGTCGCCGATCTCCGAC is part of the Nocardia sp. NBC_00565 genome and encodes:
- a CDS encoding aldo/keto reductase; amino-acid sequence: MTAAAQPRPAAASGTFALGGDLPVQRLGYGTMQLPGPGVWGDPKDPDEAVRVLRRAVELGITLIDTADSYGPFVSETLIRQALHPYPDDLVIATKGGLARPRPGEWIPVGRPEYLRQQLELSLRHLGVDRIDLYQLHRIDPQVPLADQLGELALLQQEGKIRHIGLSEVTVAQLVKARKIADIVSVQNQYNLVNRSAEDVLDYAEANNIAFIPWFPMATGDLARPGGPLDTLARTDASPSQLALAWLLRRSPVILPIPGTSSVAHLEENTAAATITLSDDEYAALSAVSSPPAAGGTGGWRSLLPKLSRG